One region of Arvicola amphibius chromosome 3, mArvAmp1.2, whole genome shotgun sequence genomic DNA includes:
- the Skp2 gene encoding S-phase kinase-associated protein 2 isoform X2 gives MEQPLGESFSSFRVQHMDLSNSVINVSNLHGILSECSKLQNLSLEGLQLSDPIVNTLAQNENLVRLNLCGCSGFSESAVATLLSSCCRLDELNLSWCFEFTEKHVQAAVAHLPATITQLNLSGYRKNLQKTDLCTLIKRCPNLVRLDLSDSIMLKNDCFPEFFQLNYLQHLSLSRCYDIIPETLLELGEIPTLKTLQVFGIVPDATLQLLREALPHLQINCAYFTTIARPTMDNKKNPEIWGIKCRLTLQKPGCV, from the exons CTCTTTTCGTGTGCAGCACATGGACTTGTCGAACTCAGTCATAAATGTGTCAAACCTCCATGGGATTCTGTCTGAGTGCTCCAAGTTGCAGAATCTAAGCCTGGAAGGCCTACAGCTTTCGGATCCCATTGTCAA CACTCTGGCCCAGAATGAAAACCTGGTACGGCTGAACCTCTGCGGGTGCTCTGGGTTTTCCGAATCTGCCGTGGCAACGCTGCTGAGCAGCTGCTGCAG ACTGGATGAGCTAAATCTCTCCTGGTGCTTCGAGTTCACTGAAAAGCATGTGCAAGCGGCCGTGGCGCATCTGCCGGCGACCATCACCCAGCTCAACCTCAGCGGCTACCGAAAGAACCTCCAGAAAACAG ATCTTTGTACCTTAATTAAACGGTGCCCCAACCTCGTCCGCCTCGACTTAAG TGACAGTATCATGCTAAAGAATGACTGCTTTCCAGAATTTTTTCAACTCAACTACCTCCAACACCTCTCGCTCAGCCGGTGCTATGATATAATTCCTGAGACCCTACT tgAACTTGGAGAGATCCCCACACTAAAGACCCTACAAGTTTTTGGAATTGTGCCAGATGCTACCCTGCAACTATTGAGAGAAGCCCTTCCCCATCTGCAGATTAATTGTGCCTACTTCACCACCATTGCAAGGCCAACCATGGACAACAAAAAGAACCCGGAGATTTGGGGCATCAAGTGCCGACTGACCCTACAAAAGCCCGGTTGTGTATGA